From the genome of Desulfovibrio sp. JY:
GCCGTGGCGATGATGATTGCCAGGATGCTCGTGACCACGGCCGCCGTGGTGGCCTGCCCGACGCCCAGGGCGCTCCTGCCGCAGCGCATGCCCCGGTAGCAGCCAGCCATGGCCACCAGCACCCCGAAGATCGTGCTGTGGACCATGCCGATCCAGAAATTGGCCAGGGGTACGGACTGCCAGGTGTGGGTCAGGTACTGGACGGGGTTGATCTTGAGCATGAACACCCCGACGATAAAACCGCCGAGGATGCCCATGATGTCGGCATAGACGCACAAGAGGGGCATCATGAGCACCAGCGCGATCATCCGCGGCAGGACCAGAAATTGCGTCGGCGAGAAGCCGAAGGTGCGCAGCGCGTCGATTTCCTCGTTGACCTGCATGGTGCCGAGCTCGGCGGCGTAGGCCGCGCCGGTGCGGCCGGCCATGATGATGCCGGTCATGATCGCGCCCATGACCCGGACCATGGCGATGCCGACAATGGTGGAAACGTAAATTTGGGCCCCGAACTGGGAAAGCTGGATGGCGCCGACAAAGGCCAGGATCAGGCCGACCAGAAGGCTTATGAGCGAGACGATGGGCAGCGCCTCGACGCCGGCCTGGTAGATGAGCGCCCAAAGGTTCGAACGCTGGAATACGGCTTTGCCGCGCGCCAGGGCAAGGCAGGCCAGAGTGACGTCGCCGAGGAATTCCAGCAGGTTGTGCACGCCCTGCCAGGCGCCGAGGGCCAGGTCGGCCACCTGGGCGAGAAACGGCGTCCGGGCTTTGTTGCGGGCGGCTCCCTGGCGTTCGGGCACTTTTTCGGCCAGTTCCAGCAGGCTTTTCGCGCCGGAGGGCAAGCCGGACAAGTCGGGTTCGACGCCATGGGCCTTGGCCAGGGCTAGGATGGCGCGGCATTGGGTCAGAAAACGGCTGTCCCAATCCGTAACCTTGGCGCTTTCAAAGGCCAGCCCCGTGGGCGCCGGCGTTTTGGCCAGGGCCGCCCGGACCGGGGAAAGATCGGGGAACGGCCTGTCGATGCGCCATGTCCCGGAAAAGGTCAGGGTGAGCACACCGTTCGACTCGGCCATACTGCGGGCCGGGGCGTCGGGGGGAGGGCTGGGAAGCGGGGAGTGTGTCATGGCAAGGCAAGCCGTGGGGGAATCTGTTTTTGGACCCGGTTTAAATCCAATGGAAACAGGCAACTGTCAAGCGACAACCTGATGTCGGAGGTGTCGGTTTCGGCTCTGCCCGCCCTGGATGATCTTGGCGGAACAGGCGCGCCGCCTTGCTTCGGCAGCGCGCCGTGTCCTTTGGCCGAGGTATTTTACGGGCGTTATTTTTTTGCGGGATACTGGCGCAGGCATTCCTGGTCGCACAGGTCGCTGCCGCGATCAAGCATGTACCCGCAATCCTGCATGTCGTACCCCTGAAAGTAGAGGTGATTGTAGACCTGGTTGCAGGCCGTACGGCAGGCCCCGGAGGTGGCGTATTTCTGCGAAATGACGTTGTCGAACTGCTGACAGATGTTCATATCGGAACCGCAGGGGTCCGATCCGGGGGGGGTAATGCAGTTGCCGTAGAACATGGAAGGCGAGGCGGGTTTGAGTGGGGCGCAGCCCGCAACGAGACCCAGCAGAGCCGTTGCGGCCAGAAAAAGGTAGATGACGCGGCGTGACATGGCTTCCTCCCTCTGTTGATGGATGCGGGATACACAGATTCGTCAGGATATGCCTAGCATGGTCCGGTGGCAAAAAGCCAGCCCGACGTTGCATTGCGCGTAAATCCTTAGTGCCCGAGCAGCAGACGGAAGATGGCCGGGCCGTAAAGCATCTGCACCATGCCCCCGAAACAGAGAAACGGACCAAAGGGAATGGGCATGGATCGCTGCCTGCCGCGGCCCAGGATGAAGAACGGGCTGGCCAAAAGTGCGGCCACGGAACCGATGAGCACCGCGTAGGGCAGCCCGAGGGCGCCCACCACGCCACCGATGGAGAGCATGAGTTTGACGTCGCCCCCGCCCAGGCCGTCCACGCCCTTGGCCAGCCGGTAGCCGGCGGCAAGCAGCCAGAAGACGCCGAATCCCGCCGCCGCGCCGATAAGCGCCGGATATAGCCCTATGCCGGGATGCAGGATGCCCATGGTGATGCCGAGCGCCCCCGCCGGGTAGGTCAGGACGTCGGGCAGCAGATAGACCTGAAAATCGATGCCCGAGGCCACGATATAAAGTCCGCCCAAAGCCAGGCAGGCGAGAAACCACCAGCCTGGGCCGAAGGCCAGGGCCGCCAGCACGGCCCAGACCGCCGAGGCCGACTCGATAAGCGGGTAGAGGGGGGAAATGCGCTTCCGGCAGGACGAGCAGCGTCCCCGCAACAGCACATAACTTACGACCGGCAACAGCTCCCACCAGCGAAGCCTGTGGCCGCAGCGCGGACAGTGCGACGGCGGCCGGACAATGGATGTGCCGGCGATGCCCCGCGACACGCACACCGAATAAAAACTGCCGAGCACAAGACCCAGCACCCCGGCGGCTGTGGGGAAGAGGTAAGGGAAAAAAAGCATAGGCATGAAGGTGCGAGAGGGGAAACCCTTTAAAAAGGGTTCTCCCCTCTCGCGCTCTCCCCTTCCTAAATTTTTTATCGTTGCACGTGGTTGATGGATAACATGATATTATTATTAAAAGTCTTTGGAAAGGGGGCCTGGGGGAAAACTTTTCGTAAGACAAAGTTTTCCCCCGGATTCTTTAGGGCGGCTATTGGAAAAGCTCTTCCACGGCCGGGTTGGCGGGATAGCGCTCGTCCAGGGAGATGACCGAGGTCTTGTAGGTCTGGCCGGGTTTCCAGGCGAAGTCCGGGCCGCCGGGCAGAGCGAACAGATCCAGGCGGTTTATGGTCTTGCCCTTGATGTATGTCCGGGCCCATAGGGTCTTGCCGTCGGCCGAGGGCTGCCCGGCGTTACCGGCGTTGGGGCCGCTGCCGAGCAGGATATCCAGGGTGCCGGGGTGGGCTTCGAGGAAGGCCTTTTCGTCGCCCATGCCCAGGCCGCTTAGGCCGATGACGAGGCGGGCCTTGTCCCGAAGCGCCTTGGCCGCCTTGGCCACGGCGTCGCCGATGGCGGCCGGAGCCGGCTTTTTCGGGTCGGGCGAGGGTGGGAAAAAGACGATGCCGATGGTATCCCCGCCAAGGGTCACCAGCTTCGTTTGGGGGGCGGTGGCAAGAACGGTGAAGGCGGCGGGCAGGGGCGCGCCGGATTTCTTGAGAAAGGCCGCCTCGTCGGGGGTGAGCGCCCCGGCGTCGTAGCCCATCATATTCAGGGCCGTGACCATGCCGGGCATCTTTCGCGGATCGGGTTTGGCTTCCAGATCGTAGTCGGGAAGGACCTCGAAGGGACAGGCCAGAAGCAACAGCCTGTCATGCAGCGACGGGGCGTTGCGCAGGGTTTTGATGAAGGCGGCCCGCCGGGCCAGCCCGCCGATGAGCTTGCCGCCTCAGGAGGGGCACGGCGCGACGTTGCCGTAGGTGTTGCCGGTAAAAAGGATGGTGAGCACGGGCTCGGCCGCCCGGGCGGGCGGGGTGGCCTGGGCACAAATCAGGAGCACGGCGGCCAGGACGGCGCGCAATATCGTTTGCAGCACGGGAAAACCTTTTCAGACGGTGTGGGACGTCGGATCAGAACAGCTTTTCGATGGCTTCGTCCTGGGGAAAGGCCGCGTCCAGGGGCTGGACCTTGGCCATGAAGTTGTCGCCAACCTTCCAGGTGAAGCCGGACGCGCCGGGCAACGCGAACAGGTCGAGCCGGTTGATCGTCTTGCCCTTGATGTAGGCCCGGGTCCACAGCGTTTTGCCGTTCTTCGAGGTCCGGGAGGGAAAGCCCGAGCCTCCGCCACTGCCGAGCAGCACATCCACCGCGCCGACGCGGGTGTTGATGAAGGCTTCCTCGTCGATGGCCCCCCAGGGGCTGATGCCGACGACCAGGGCCGTCTTGCCGCGCAGCCCGGCCGCCGCCTTGGCCACGGCGTCCATGAGCTTGTCCGGCACAGGGGCGCTCACATCGGCGGGCATGGGGAAAAAGACGAGCCCCACGGCCTTGCCGCCGATGGTCATGATCCTCGTGGTCGGTTCCTGGCCGAGGACGACCGCACCCTGGGGCACGGCGGCCTTGTGGTCGGCCAGGACCTTCACCTCGGCCGGGGTCACGGCCATGACGTCATAGCCCAGGCGCTCGTGGGCCTTGGCCACGACAGGAAGCTTTTCGGGCTCGGGCGGGGCGGCCGCAACTTCGGGCAGAAACTCCCAGGCCCCGGCCACGACCAGGGTCTTGCCGGCCGTGGGCGGCTGGGTGCGCAGGGTGTGGATGTAGGTCGCGCGCCGGGCCAGGCCGCCGAGCTTCTCGGGGCCGCAGGTGGGGCAGGGATCGTAGTAGCCGTAGGTGTTGCCGGAAAACAGGATGGTCAGCACGGGATCGGCGGCAAAAGCCGGCCGGATCGCCGGAACCATAAGGACCAGGCTCAGGAGAAAAAAACGCAGTGATCGCATGGGGAGCCTATTTGTTCAGGTATTCCTTGAGTTCCTTGCCGGGGCGGAAAAACGGGAGCTTTTTCGGGGCCACGGTGACCACGTCGCCGGATTTGGGGTTGCGGCCGGTATAGCCTTTGTAGCCTTTGAGCTTGAAGCTGCCGAACCCCCGGATTTCCACGCGGTCTTCGTTTATGAGCGCCTGCTTGACGGAATCGACGAAGGCATTGACGATGTCCGCCGCCTCATCGATATGCAGGTCCTTGGTTTCGGCCAGGGTTTTGATGAGTTCGCTTTTGTTCATCGCGGTGTCCTCGCGCTGTTGACGGTTGACCGGGTGCCGCCGGATGCTGACGGTCGAGCAATCGTCCATCTATTTCATACCATTGCCGAAAAATGATGCCCTTCGTCAAGGGCTACTTCGGGGAATGGGGAAGTTTTCCCAGCACCGGCATGCTTTGCAAGGCCTCCTGGCGGGATTGCCGGATGCGGTGCAGCTTGACGGCGCTGGCCAAAATATCCTGCGCTGCCGGGCACCTGGGCGCATGGCGCAACAGCGGTATCTGGCGGCGCACCGCGTCGGGCAGGGACGGGTCGGACCGAACGCCGCCGAGCAGTTCCGGGGTAAATCCCAGGAAATGCTGGCAGGCCGAAGCCAGGCGTCCATAGGTGGCCTTGGTGTCGGCGGCGCTGCCCACCTGATTGACCAGCACGTGGAAGTCGGAAATCCCGTACTGGGAATGGAGCACCTTGATGACCGCGTAGGAGTCGGTCAGGGACGTGGGCTCGGGCGTGACCACCAGTACATGCACATGACTCATGGCGGCAACGGAGAGCACGGTCTGGGATATGCCGGCCCCGAGGTCGAGCATGAGGTAATCGTAGTCGCCAAAGGCGTTGTTGAGCTTGTGGAAAAGGATCTCGCGCATGTCGTCGTCCATTTCCAGCAGTTCGGGCACGCCGCTGGCCGCCGGCAGGAAGTCGAAGCCGCCTTCTTCCACGGACAGCATGACCTCCTCGGCCTTGATTTCGGGGCGGAAGAGGTCCTGCAGGTTTTTTTCCGGCGACAGGCCGAGCAGCACGTCCACATTGGCCAGTCCCACGTCGAAATCCATGAGCAGGACCTTGTGCCCGGCGCGGAACAGGGCATAGCTCAGGTTGAGCGCGAGATTGGTTTTTCCCACGCCTCCCTTGCCGCTCAAAATGGCGACGGACAGGGAGCTCCTGGGGTTTATGACTTGGGACATATGCCGCCTTATCCTTTGGTTAAACCGGTAAAAAGAAATCTTTTTTCGTCCGCGCGCACAAGCGTCTTCTCCGGGGGGCCGGTCAGGTCGGCAATGGGCGCGGCCATGACCCGGTCCTTGCCCGCGGCCTTGGCCTGATACAGGGCCGCATCGGCCAGGGAGTAGAGCTTTTCCCTGGTGGTGGGAATCTTGCCCTTGGTGATGGACAATCCGGCGGAGATGGTGATGTGGAGCGGCGTGGGCACGTTGTCGCACAGGATCGTCATGCCCCGGGCCGCAGCCAGGACGCGGCTGACGACCATTTCCGCCCGCACCAGACCCACGCTCGGCAGGATCAGGGCGAACTCTTCACCGCCGATCCGGGCGGCGTAGTCGTAGGTGCGCTTCTCGGCCAGCAGCATGGCCGCGAGGTTTTCGAGCACCTTGTCGCCGCAGGGATGGCCGTAGGTGTCGTTGACGGTCTTGAAATCGTCGACGTCGAGCAGCACCAGGGCCAGGGACTGGCCGGCCCGGTAGGCCCGGACCAGTTCGGCGGACAGGATGCGCTCGAAGGCTCCCCGGTTGTACAGCTTGGTCAGGGGGTCGTGTTCGGAGAGGAAGACCAGCTCCTTGAGCGTTTCCTGGATGCGCGCGAGAAAAGGCAGGGGGTTGGTGTGCAGGGGCAGGGCCAGCCAGTCCCGAAAGTCCCGCTGCCTGTTCATGGTCTCCCAGTCGGCAAGGCACAGCCCCGAGCACAGGCGCATGATGATCATGCCGTCCCCGTCCGCATCGCTGGAGGGCTTTTCCACGTCGGCCAGCAGGCGTCGCAACGTCTCCAGTTCCGCCAGCAACTCCTCCCTGGTGGTGAAGGGCGGTTGGCCGTTTTCAGGATTCATTGCCGGCCTGCAGCAGGTAGCCGCGTATGAACTTGTCCAGATCGCCGTCGAGCACAGCCTCGACGTCGCCCATTTCCACGCCGGTGCGGTGGTCCTTGACCAGTCTGTAGGGCTGCATGGTGTAGGTCCTTATCTGGGAGCCGAAGCCGATGGCGTTTTTCGACTCGTAGCTTTCCTGCTTTTCGGCCTGGAGTTTTTTGAGCTCCAGATCGTAGAGCCGGGCCTTGAGGACTTTCATGGCCGTTTCGCGGTTGCGATGCTGCGACTTCTCGTTTTGGCACTGCACCACGATGTTGGTCGGCAGGTGGGTGATTCGGATGGCCGAGGATGTCTTGTTGACGTGCTGTCCGCCGGGGCCCGAGGCCCGAAACACGTCGATGCGCAGGTCCTCTTCCTTGATGTCGATATCGATGTCCACACCCGCGTCGGGATAGACGTCCACCGAAGCGAACGAGGTGTGGCGGCGACCCGAGGAGTCGAAGGGCGAGATGCGGATAAGCCGGTGGATGCCTTTTTCCACGGCGAGCATGCCGTAAACGTAGGGGCCGGAAAATTGGAGCGTAACGCTTTTGACGCCGGCCTCGTCGCCGGGCAGGTAATCGAGGATCTTGACGTTAAATTGCTTGCGCTCGGCCCAGCGGCGGTACATGCGCAGGAGCATCTCGGCCCAGTCCTGGGCCTCTGTCCCGCCGGCTCCGGGATGGATTTCCAGGATGGCGTCGACGTTGTCCTCGGCCCGGAAAA
Proteins encoded in this window:
- a CDS encoding ABC transporter permease, whose translation is MTHSPLPSPPPDAPARSMAESNGVLTLTFSGTWRIDRPFPDLSPVRAALAKTPAPTGLAFESAKVTDWDSRFLTQCRAILALAKAHGVEPDLSGLPSGAKSLLELAEKVPERQGAARNKARTPFLAQVADLALGAWQGVHNLLEFLGDVTLACLALARGKAVFQRSNLWALIYQAGVEALPIVSLISLLVGLILAFVGAIQLSQFGAQIYVSTIVGIAMVRVMGAIMTGIIMAGRTGAAYAAELGTMQVNEEIDALRTFGFSPTQFLVLPRMIALVLMMPLLCVYADIMGILGGFIVGVFMLKINPVQYLTHTWQSVPLANFWIGMVHSTIFGVLVAMAGCYRGMRCGRSALGVGQATTAAVVTSILAIIIATAIITVSCNIIGV
- a CDS encoding prepilin peptidase, translating into MLFFPYLFPTAAGVLGLVLGSFYSVCVSRGIAGTSIVRPPSHCPRCGHRLRWWELLPVVSYVLLRGRCSSCRKRISPLYPLIESASAVWAVLAALAFGPGWWFLACLALGGLYIVASGIDFQVYLLPDVLTYPAGALGITMGILHPGIGLYPALIGAAAGFGVFWLLAAGYRLAKGVDGLGGGDVKLMLSIGGVVGALGLPYAVLIGSVAALLASPFFILGRGRQRSMPIPFGPFLCFGGMVQMLYGPAIFRLLLGH
- a CDS encoding integration host factor subunit beta translates to MNKSELIKTLAETKDLHIDEAADIVNAFVDSVKQALINEDRVEIRGFGSFKLKGYKGYTGRNPKSGDVVTVAPKKLPFFRPGKELKEYLNK
- a CDS encoding MinD/ParA family protein, which encodes MSQVINPRSSLSVAILSGKGGVGKTNLALNLSYALFRAGHKVLLMDFDVGLANVDVLLGLSPEKNLQDLFRPEIKAEEVMLSVEEGGFDFLPAASGVPELLEMDDDMREILFHKLNNAFGDYDYLMLDLGAGISQTVLSVAAMSHVHVLVVTPEPTSLTDSYAVIKVLHSQYGISDFHVLVNQVGSAADTKATYGRLASACQHFLGFTPELLGGVRSDPSLPDAVRRQIPLLRHAPRCPAAQDILASAVKLHRIRQSRQEALQSMPVLGKLPHSPK
- a CDS encoding GGDEF domain-containing protein, with translation MNPENGQPPFTTREELLAELETLRRLLADVEKPSSDADGDGMIIMRLCSGLCLADWETMNRQRDFRDWLALPLHTNPLPFLARIQETLKELVFLSEHDPLTKLYNRGAFERILSAELVRAYRAGQSLALVLLDVDDFKTVNDTYGHPCGDKVLENLAAMLLAEKRTYDYAARIGGEEFALILPSVGLVRAEMVVSRVLAAARGMTILCDNVPTPLHITISAGLSITKGKIPTTREKLYSLADAALYQAKAAGKDRVMAAPIADLTGPPEKTLVRADEKRFLFTGLTKG
- the prfB gene encoding peptide chain release factor 2 (programmed frameshift), which gives rise to MLQYSELRTTGTELLEKFDEFWRRLDLEQTKSRLSAIEAELAKPGAWDAPERLTPVLREKSMLTSRVENGEKLLAAKADLDEWLSMAKEDGSPEVLDALAEQIAVLDGELADAELAAFFRAEDNVDAILEIHPGAGGTEAQDWAEMLLRMYRRWAERKQFNVKILDYLPGDEAGVKSVTLQFSGPYVYGMLAVEKGIHRLIRISPFDSSGRRHTSFASVDVYPDAGVDIDIDIKEEDLRIDVFRASGPGGQHVNKTSSAIRITHLPTNIVVQCQNEKSQHRNRETAMKVLKARLYDLELKKLQAEKQESYESKNAIGFGSQIRTYTMQPYRLVKDHRTGVEMGDVEAVLDGDLDKFIRGYLLQAGNES